The DNA region AGAGATAGAACGTAAGAAGAAACTTGATCATCCTCCTCTTTTGCGCTATGTCATAAGCAAAAGTTATGAGTATTGGTCTCCCGAACAAATTAGCGGCCGCCTTCGTCTGGAATATGCAGGCGACCCCACAATGCAAGTGTCTCATGAAACCTTTTTTCTAGCAGCTTATACCGACAAGCGCTTTACCAATC from Candidatus Hydrogenedentota bacterium includes:
- a CDS encoding IS30 family transposase; amino-acid sequence: EIERKKKLDHPPLLRYVISKSYEYWSPEQISGRLRLEYAGDPTMQVSHETFFLAAYTDKRFTNLFVTHWRQRRKKRKKEGF